Proteins encoded within one genomic window of bacterium:
- a CDS encoding prolyl oligopeptidase family serine peptidase, with translation MEKQITFESEGKKLFGVLHLSNKKKSPGIVLFHGFSGQKAESHFIFTHLARFLCKEGISVLRFDFMGSGDSEGEFVDKTLLTEMKDGENAVNYLKNLKEIDRNRIGVLGLSLGSVTAVYTASKLNIKSLCLWSGLAYPSVISRQLTRKLKKQLEEKGEGYLTGTGLSISKDFVESLKHIKPLEFAKQFKGNVLIIHCKDDTVLSLTHPFAYFENFHYNAGFSELVIFEKGRHTFVIEKTEKDVLETTLKFFKETL, from the coding sequence TTGGAAAAACAAATAACATTTGAAAGCGAAGGGAAAAAATTATTTGGGGTCTTGCATTTAAGTAATAAAAAGAAATCCCCGGGAATTGTTTTATTTCATGGTTTTTCAGGACAAAAAGCAGAGAGTCATTTTATTTTTACTCATCTTGCAAGATTTCTCTGTAAAGAAGGAATATCTGTTTTAAGATTTGATTTTATGGGTTCAGGAGATAGTGAAGGAGAATTTGTTGATAAGACACTTTTAACAGAAATGAAAGATGGGGAAAATGCAGTAAATTACTTAAAAAACTTAAAAGAAATTGACAGGAATAGAATTGGAGTTCTTGGACTTTCATTAGGAAGTGTTACAGCAGTTTATACTGCATCGAAATTGAATATAAAATCACTTTGTTTATGGTCAGGACTTGCTTATCCATCAGTTATATCAAGACAACTAACAAGAAAACTAAAAAAACAATTAGAAGAAAAAGGGGAAGGTTATCTCACAGGGACAGGACTTTCTATAAGCAAGGACTTTGTAGAAAGTTTAAAGCATATAAAACCATTGGAGTTTGCAAAACAATTTAAAGGAAATGTTTTAATTATTCATTGTAAAGATGATACAGTTTTATCCTTAACACATCCTTTCGCATACTTTGAAAATTTTCATTATAATGCAGGGTTTTCAGAACTTGTGATTTTTGAAAAAGGACGACATACTTTTGTTATTGAAAAAACAGAAAAAGATGTTTTAGAAACAACATTAAAATTTTTCAAAGAAACACTATAA
- a CDS encoding glycosyltransferase family 9 protein, which produces MRNVLIIREGSFGDLILTLPVVQSLKKNNFCVYLAGKGIYKNFFEIYSDINGFYSFDNTFFLPLFSGERNQLLSEFLNNFDLIIFYEDEKTLQGKTLRKIFKGEILFHPVKNEHLKMHIIDYLLLPVRNFPTEIEKYPFLKIENKEENIIVIHPGSGCSHKNYKKENFFEIIKKIKDKEFKVILGPAEFDQFQWWNNKIGQEKILKTSFLQDIVDIVKTTKIYIGNDSGITHLFAASGVKTIAIFGPTSPFIWGPRGKKVKIIFREVGCNPCSKEKMKNCKEKLCFEQIEIKDIINFIENF; this is translated from the coding sequence ATGAGAAATGTTTTAATAATAAGGGAAGGTTCTTTTGGAGATTTAATTCTTACATTACCTGTTGTCCAATCACTTAAAAAAAATAATTTTTGTGTTTATTTAGCAGGTAAAGGAATATATAAAAATTTTTTTGAAATTTATTCAGATATTAATGGATTTTACTCTTTTGATAACACCTTTTTTCTTCCTCTTTTTTCTGGTGAGAGAAATCAATTATTATCAGAATTTTTGAACAATTTTGATTTAATAATTTTTTATGAAGATGAAAAAACACTTCAAGGAAAAACACTCAGAAAGATTTTTAAAGGTGAAATTTTATTTCATCCAGTAAAAAATGAACATTTAAAAATGCATATAATTGACTATCTTCTTTTACCTGTTAGAAATTTTCCCACAGAAATTGAAAAATATCCTTTTTTGAAAATAGAAAATAAAGAAGAAAATATAATAGTAATTCATCCTGGTAGTGGTTGTTCTCACAAAAATTACAAAAAAGAAAATTTTTTTGAGATTATAAAAAAGATAAAGGATAAAGAATTTAAAGTTATTCTTGGTCCTGCTGAATTTGACCAATTTCAATGGTGGAACAATAAAATAGGACAGGAAAAAATTTTAAAAACATCTTTTCTTCAGGATATTGTTGATATTGTGAAGACAACAAAAATTTATATAGGAAACGATTCAGGTATTACACATCTTTTTGCTGCATCAGGAGTTAAAACAATTGCTATATTTGGCCCAACTTCTCCTTTTATCTGGGGACCGAGAGGGAAAAAAGTAAAAATAATTTTCAGAGAAGTTGGCTGTAATCCATGTAGCAAAGAAAAAATGAAAAATTGCAAAGAAAAATTGTGCTTTGAGCAAATAGAAATTAAAGATATAATAAATTTTATAGAAAATTTTTAA
- a CDS encoding DUF1015 domain-containing protein, translated as MVEISPLKGYTYNLEKVGNISNVISPPWDVIDSEYEKKLKLLSPYNVINLISKNENPQEVFQKFNKWIKEKIIIEDESDCFYFMKHTFLVDNKQMERNGVFALLKLETFEKGNIIPHERIFEKYKVNRYKLIEKCRANFSPVFMLYQDNNFIFENEIKKLNGEIKGTINNEIFSFGKIKDKNKTEIIKNIFKDKKLIIADGHHRYNAALHFYLDNPTPSAGKVLVFLVNIKSPGLLILPTHRYVIEDIPFFKKKQLIEKFFEIQKVPSLFEMKEKMEQFQDSHCFGVYDNGEFFVLILKSKDVIGKIAEKHSENWSELDTVILHEFIFPEIFEIKNNEFFFHISPEYLIKEREKRRKGIIFFLNPIKKEQFLKICFCGEVMPQKSTYFYPKVPSGLVIYKFNS; from the coding sequence ATGGTAGAAATAAGTCCTTTAAAAGGTTATACATATAATTTAGAGAAAGTTGGGAATATAAGTAATGTTATATCTCCTCCATGGGATGTTATTGATAGTGAATATGAAAAAAAACTTAAACTATTATCTCCTTACAATGTTATAAATTTAATATCAAAAAATGAAAATCCCCAGGAAGTTTTTCAAAAATTTAATAAATGGATAAAAGAAAAAATAATTATTGAAGATGAAAGTGATTGTTTTTACTTTATGAAACACACTTTTTTAGTGGACAATAAACAGATGGAAAGAAATGGGGTTTTTGCTTTACTTAAACTTGAAACATTTGAAAAAGGCAATATTATTCCCCATGAAAGAATTTTTGAAAAGTATAAAGTTAATAGATATAAACTTATAGAAAAATGTAGAGCAAATTTCAGCCCTGTTTTTATGTTATATCAGGATAATAATTTTATTTTTGAAAATGAAATAAAGAAATTAAATGGTGAAATTAAAGGTACTATAAATAATGAAATTTTTTCTTTTGGTAAAATAAAAGATAAAAATAAAACTGAAATAATTAAAAACATCTTTAAAGATAAAAAACTTATTATTGCCGATGGACATCACAGATATAATGCAGCGCTTCATTTTTATCTTGATAACCCTACCCCATCAGCAGGTAAGGTTCTTGTATTTCTTGTTAATATAAAATCCCCTGGCCTTTTAATTTTACCAACTCATAGATATGTAATTGAAGATATTCCTTTTTTCAAGAAAAAACAACTAATTGAAAAATTTTTTGAAATTCAAAAAGTTCCTTCACTTTTTGAGATGAAAGAGAAAATGGAGCAATTTCAGGATAGTCATTGTTTTGGTGTTTATGATAATGGAGAATTTTTTGTTTTAATATTAAAAAGTAAAGATGTAATTGGAAAAATTGCAGAAAAACATAGTGAAAACTGGTCTGAATTAGATACAGTTATACTTCATGAGTTTATATTTCCTGAAATTTTTGAAATAAAAAATAATGAATTTTTCTTTCATATTTCGCCAGAATATTTAATAAAGGAGAGAGAAAAAAGGAGAAAAGGTATTATATTTTTTTTAAACCCAATTAAAAAAGAGCAGTTTCTTAAAATATGTTTTTGTGGAGAAGTTATGCCTCAAAAATCAACTTATTTCTATCCAAAAGTTCCATCAGGTCTTGTTATTTACAAATTCAATTCTTAA
- a CDS encoding SurA N-terminal domain-containing protein encodes MLTKFFRKKRNMKIVLWIVALMIIPGFLIWGVNISGAQRRSSCAAIVNRDEITLREFYTRLSDVEESYRQIFGDKYDEIKNNLNIEEGVLEDMIREKLLLQQARKKRIRVFNNEIIEAVKSDPVFKNDAGKFDEKKYREIISNIPDEELKKIEDDVREKITFEKLKNLVVSEGNIKVSDEEVDDYIKRNNLKDVDKEQLRKVLLWQKMEKYFNDWYSQIRKTAKVEIYLPLKKKSENQKIDE; translated from the coding sequence ATGCTAACAAAATTTTTCAGGAAAAAAAGGAATATGAAAATAGTCCTCTGGATTGTAGCACTTATGATAATACCGGGTTTTTTGATATGGGGAGTTAATATTTCAGGGGCTCAAAGAAGAAGTAGTTGTGCAGCAATTGTTAATAGAGATGAAATTACTTTGAGAGAATTTTATACTCGTCTTTCTGATGTAGAAGAAAGTTACAGACAGATTTTTGGAGATAAATACGACGAAATAAAAAACAACCTGAATATAGAAGAAGGTGTTCTTGAAGACATGATTAGAGAAAAACTTTTATTACAGCAGGCAAGAAAAAAGAGAATAAGGGTCTTTAATAATGAAATAATAGAAGCAGTTAAGTCAGACCCTGTTTTTAAAAATGACGCTGGGAAATTTGATGAAAAAAAATATAGAGAGATTATAAGCAATATCCCGGATGAAGAGTTAAAGAAAATTGAAGATGATGTCAGGGAAAAAATAACTTTTGAGAAATTAAAAAATCTTGTTGTATCTGAAGGAAATATAAAAGTTAGTGATGAAGAGGTAGATGATTATATAAAAAGGAACAATTTAAAAGATGTTGATAAAGAGCAACTTAGAAAGGTTTTATTATGGCAGAAAATGGAAAAGTATTTCAACGATTGGTATTCTCAGATAAGAAAAACAGCAAAAGTTGAAATATATTTACCATTAAAAAAGAAAAGTGAAAATCAAAAAATAGATGAATAA
- the rsmI gene encoding 16S rRNA (cytidine(1402)-2'-O)-methyltransferase, producing the protein MLYIVSTPIGNLDDITFRAIETLKNVDLILCEDTRETLKLLNYYGIKNHLLSYYKDNEYKRIGKVIEMLKEGKEIALVCDRGTPGISDASFLLVREAYKNNIKVIPVPGPSALTSAISVSALPSSQFTFYGFLPKGENKKRKLMESLIEREETLIFFESVHRINETLKIIKDVFQNREMTVCRELTKKFEEIKYGSVEEVVDYFLSKKNKGEFVILIKGR; encoded by the coding sequence ATGTTATATATCGTTTCAACTCCAATTGGAAATCTTGATGACATAACTTTCAGAGCAATTGAAACATTAAAAAATGTTGATTTAATTTTATGTGAAGATACAAGAGAAACATTGAAATTATTAAATTATTATGGTATAAAAAATCATCTTCTATCTTATTATAAAGATAATGAATATAAAAGAATTGGGAAAGTAATTGAAATGCTAAAAGAAGGAAAAGAAATTGCTCTTGTTTGTGATAGAGGGACTCCTGGAATTTCAGATGCTTCTTTTTTACTTGTTCGGGAGGCATATAAAAATAATATAAAAGTTATTCCTGTTCCTGGACCTTCCGCCTTAACTTCTGCAATTTCTGTTTCTGCTCTTCCTTCATCTCAATTTACCTTTTATGGATTTTTACCAAAAGGGGAAAATAAAAAGAGGAAGTTAATGGAGTCGCTGATTGAAAGAGAAGAAACATTGATTTTTTTTGAGTCAGTTCATAGAATAAATGAAACATTAAAAATTATAAAAGATGTTTTTCAAAATAGAGAAATGACTGTTTGTAGAGAACTTACAAAAAAGTTTGAAGAAATTAAGTACGGAAGTGTTGAAGAAGTTGTTGATTATTTTTTAAGTAAAAAAAATAAAGGAGAATTTGTTATACTGATAAAAGGGAGATAA